From Rudanella lutea DSM 19387, a single genomic window includes:
- a CDS encoding PQQ-dependent sugar dehydrogenase: MFTSLLKYSLPFGILAGLTTLPAFHRGTDRVPAPALADTLNRPEENRFTKTVLSNDLNEPMELAVAPDGRVFFVERAGKFYLYDPVQKKTRLLHDFPVKAVDKYLNGLLGMTIDPDFSQNQFLYFFYTIQEGEQTLQRISRFRVNDDSSLDVASEKSIIEFPIDLEVSAHTGGSMAWDAHRNLFISTGDNTVPFESNGHAPIDARSGRLTFDAQRSSGNPNDLRGKILRINVKTDGSYTIPEGNLFPKGTPGTRPEIYVMGCRNPYRISVDPATSILYWGEIGPDAGTDGQQGPRGYDEFNQAKKAGNYGWPYFVGDNKAYHQYDFATKAVGALYDPMAPVNNSPNNTGAKTLPPAQKAMIWYPYNASAEFPKLGVGGRCAMGGPVYHYDPALKSTTKLPAYYDKALFVYDWMRNWVYAVRLDADQNYQYMEAFMPQTGDFRRPVDMEIGADGSIYMLEYGSVYGIDNEDARLVRIDFNGGNRAPVARASATDTIGLAPLTVAFSGDKSVDFDKDALRYAWRFEGNKVASTEANPTYTFRKNGIYRATLTVTDPAGKVSTDTVTVKVGNTTPQVAVSTGQNRTFFSPQATPFAYTVRVTDKEDKVIDKKNLKVVLNYIPKVSSEPMMGHQQLTSTYSLGKSLVAGSDCKACHQVAAKSVGPSFTEVAKRYRDDKTATAKLANKVIIGGGGVWGEHAMSAHPQLSREEATEMIKYVLSLGTEPTENRLPQQGTLTLNQHVGKEQEGRYVLTASYTDKGALLPPKAPLALTKTDVLVLRPTKVIASEADVLSNMTRQGKRLGTIHHQSYFVLKNIDLKGIDQLTYRYSSKDKGATIEVHIDSPTGPVVSTLAYKPTGDWRKYEEVSTPVRDPGGMHDLYVVFVKPEGPNRDLFSLEWLLFGKPTAVAEK; encoded by the coding sequence ATGTTCACTTCTCTACTCAAGTACAGCTTACCCTTTGGGATTCTGGCCGGGCTTACTACCCTGCCCGCTTTCCATCGGGGTACCGACCGGGTACCGGCCCCGGCCCTGGCCGACACCCTGAACCGGCCTGAAGAAAACCGGTTCACCAAAACGGTACTTTCCAACGACCTCAACGAGCCCATGGAACTGGCCGTTGCGCCCGACGGACGGGTGTTTTTTGTCGAACGCGCCGGTAAGTTTTACCTCTACGACCCCGTTCAGAAGAAAACCCGGCTGCTGCACGACTTCCCCGTCAAGGCCGTCGACAAGTATCTGAACGGGTTGCTGGGCATGACCATCGACCCCGATTTTAGCCAGAACCAGTTTCTGTACTTTTTCTACACGATTCAGGAAGGTGAGCAAACGTTGCAACGTATCAGCCGGTTTCGGGTCAACGACGATAGCTCGCTCGATGTAGCCAGCGAAAAATCAATCATCGAATTTCCGATCGACCTGGAGGTAAGTGCGCATACCGGCGGGTCGATGGCGTGGGATGCCCACCGCAACCTGTTTATCTCGACCGGCGACAATACCGTGCCCTTTGAATCGAACGGACACGCGCCCATCGACGCCCGGTCGGGTCGGCTTACGTTCGACGCACAGCGGTCGTCGGGCAATCCGAACGATTTGCGGGGTAAAATCCTGCGGATCAACGTCAAAACCGATGGTTCGTACACCATTCCGGAGGGTAACCTGTTTCCCAAAGGCACCCCCGGCACCCGGCCCGAAATTTACGTGATGGGTTGCCGCAATCCGTACCGCATTTCGGTCGACCCGGCTACGTCGATTCTGTACTGGGGCGAAATTGGTCCCGATGCCGGTACCGACGGGCAGCAGGGGCCACGCGGCTACGATGAGTTCAATCAGGCCAAAAAAGCGGGTAACTACGGCTGGCCCTATTTTGTGGGCGACAACAAGGCCTACCATCAGTATGACTTTGCCACCAAAGCCGTGGGGGCTCTGTACGACCCGATGGCTCCCGTCAATAACTCGCCCAATAATACCGGAGCCAAAACCCTGCCCCCGGCCCAAAAAGCAATGATCTGGTACCCGTACAACGCGTCGGCCGAGTTTCCGAAGCTGGGTGTGGGCGGGCGGTGCGCCATGGGCGGGCCTGTGTATCATTACGACCCCGCACTCAAATCAACTACCAAATTGCCCGCCTATTACGACAAGGCTCTGTTTGTGTACGACTGGATGCGGAACTGGGTGTATGCCGTGCGGCTCGATGCCGACCAGAACTATCAGTACATGGAAGCGTTTATGCCCCAAACAGGCGATTTCCGGCGGCCGGTCGATATGGAAATCGGGGCCGACGGTAGTATCTACATGCTCGAATACGGCTCGGTGTATGGGATCGACAACGAAGACGCCCGGCTGGTACGTATTGACTTTAACGGCGGCAACCGGGCTCCGGTAGCGCGGGCTTCGGCCACGGATACCATCGGGCTGGCTCCGCTGACGGTGGCGTTTTCGGGCGACAAAAGCGTTGATTTCGACAAAGATGCGCTCCGGTACGCCTGGCGCTTCGAGGGGAACAAAGTAGCCTCGACGGAGGCCAATCCGACATACACCTTCCGCAAAAACGGCATCTACCGGGCTACCCTGACCGTGACCGACCCGGCGGGCAAGGTGAGCACCGACACCGTGACCGTAAAAGTGGGCAACACCACCCCGCAGGTGGCTGTATCGACCGGGCAAAACCGGACGTTCTTCTCTCCGCAGGCCACGCCCTTTGCCTATACCGTGCGCGTGACCGACAAAGAAGACAAGGTGATCGACAAAAAGAACCTGAAGGTGGTGCTCAACTATATTCCGAAGGTCAGCAGCGAGCCGATGATGGGCCATCAGCAACTGACGTCGACATACAGTTTGGGGAAATCGCTGGTGGCTGGCTCCGACTGCAAGGCCTGCCATCAGGTAGCCGCCAAATCGGTCGGGCCGTCGTTTACGGAGGTGGCCAAGCGCTACCGCGACGACAAAACCGCTACTGCCAAACTGGCCAACAAGGTCATCATTGGCGGGGGTGGTGTCTGGGGCGAACATGCCATGAGTGCGCACCCGCAACTCTCGCGCGAAGAGGCCACCGAGATGATCAAATACGTGCTTTCGCTGGGTACCGAGCCAACCGAAAATCGACTGCCACAGCAGGGTACGCTGACGCTCAATCAACACGTGGGCAAAGAGCAGGAAGGACGCTATGTACTGACGGCCTCGTACACCGACAAAGGTGCGTTGTTGCCGCCCAAGGCCCCGTTGGCCCTCACCAAAACGGATGTGTTGGTACTCCGCCCGACCAAAGTGATTGCCAGTGAGGCCGATGTGCTCTCCAATATGACCCGGCAGGGCAAACGGCTGGGTACTATTCACCATCAGTCGTATTTTGTGCTCAAGAACATCGACCTGAAAGGCATCGATCAGCTCACGTACCGTTATTCATCGAAAGATAAAGGCGCTACCATTGAGGTGCATATCGACTCGCCCACGGGCCCGGTGGTGAGCACGCTGGCGTACAAGCCTACGGGCGACTGGCGCAAGTATGAAGAAGTGAGCACCCCCGTTCGGGACCCCGGTGGCATGCACGACTTGTACGTGGTGTTTGTGAAGCCCGAAGGCCCCAACCGCGACCTGTTCAGCCTCGAATGGCTCCTGTTTGGCAAGCCCACGGCGGTAGCTGAGAAATAA
- a CDS encoding 3-keto-disaccharide hydrolase, which yields MFLLPLCLLALLSLGQGRSKGTGWIELFNGKDLKDWTVKISGHPLNENYGNTFRVTDGKLTVNYDGYTSFDNQFGHIFYKKRPFSAYLLVLEYRFVGQQAPAGPGWAIRNSGAMLHGQAPETMTVKQDFPISLEMQLLGGDGQHERHTANLCTPGTHVEMNGKLFTPHCIDSKSKTYHGDRWVRAEALVLGDSVIHHIVEGDTVLTYEKPQIGGGTVSNHDPAQKKDGQPLRGGYISLQSESHPIEFRRVAVYDLEPYMQKPEALRKVLRQLQTRKL from the coding sequence ATGTTTTTACTCCCTCTCTGCCTGCTGGCGCTCCTCAGCCTTGGGCAAGGCCGCTCGAAAGGCACCGGGTGGATCGAACTGTTTAACGGTAAAGATCTGAAAGACTGGACCGTGAAAATCTCGGGCCATCCGCTCAACGAAAATTACGGCAACACTTTCCGGGTCACCGACGGCAAGCTGACGGTCAACTACGACGGTTATACCTCGTTCGACAATCAGTTTGGGCATATTTTCTACAAGAAGCGTCCGTTTTCGGCGTATCTGCTCGTGCTCGAATACCGGTTTGTGGGGCAGCAGGCACCGGCGGGTCCCGGCTGGGCGATCCGTAACAGCGGGGCGATGCTCCACGGGCAGGCCCCCGAAACCATGACCGTGAAACAGGACTTCCCGATCTCGCTCGAAATGCAGCTGCTTGGGGGCGACGGGCAGCACGAGCGGCATACCGCCAACCTCTGCACGCCCGGCACGCACGTTGAAATGAACGGCAAGCTGTTTACGCCCCACTGCATCGACTCAAAGTCGAAAACGTATCACGGCGACCGTTGGGTACGGGCCGAGGCTCTGGTGCTGGGCGATTCGGTGATTCACCACATTGTAGAGGGTGATACCGTGCTGACCTACGAGAAACCCCAAATCGGCGGGGGCACTGTGTCGAACCATGACCCGGCCCAGAAGAAAGACGGCCAACCCCTGCGCGGGGGCTACATCTCGTTGCAGAGCGAAAGCCACCCGATTGAGTTCCGGCGGGTAGCCGTGTACGACCTGGAACCGTACATGCAGAAGCCCGAGGCCCTGCGGAAGGTGTTGCGGCAGTTGCAGACCCGCAAGCTGTAG
- a CDS encoding SusC/RagA family TonB-linked outer membrane protein, whose product MNLKRLLFCGALLPVSGMLAQPTAYAGSPLHAAVRPSVFSADRFDVQVLTITGQVTDEKGEGLPGASVSLKGSTIGANTDAQGNYTLRIPDGTANPVLVISYIGYAAQEVAVGNQTVVNVQLKADAKSLNEVVVVGYGTQKRSDITGAVASVPKARLSQLPVTNVLQAVQGSVAGVNISQSSSVPGSAPSTIIRGQNSINANSGPYVVVDGIPLSKTGGSLNDVNPNDIESIEILKDASAVAIYGTNGANGVILITTKRGTTGKPTIRYSNYAGVENFAHILRPRNGEEYVQKYKDYMTQTGQKLVNPVPNFEELSNYNAGITTDWIKEATQTGVLQDHNLSISGGTSNVRYFVSGAYLDQQGVIKGYQYKRASFRSNLDVNVTDFLTVGTSLFIANNNRDGGRANLLNATAMSPYGQEYNANGTYKIYPMFPEQLYTNPMLGLTTDRVDRNTNLNGNGYAEVKFSGALEGLKFRLNAGYSYIPARTGSYVGRSANDLLGTANTFFSETNSFTLENILTYTRDWGKHHFDFTGLYSAQQRKYATASGSATGFVNDELSFYNLGAGATQSSNSFADRYGLNSQMGRVNYSYDSRYLFTLTARRDGSSVFGANTTKYGLFPSAALGWNISNEAFMKNATVVSNLKLRLSYGKSGNEAISVYRTITTNNTGRSPFNGVSTIGALAGNLGNANLQWETTLSRNIGLDFGFLNNRINGSLELYKNNTKGLLLLRSLPIITGYSSVFDNLGETSNTGIELTLNTRNVTKGDLKWESGVVFASNRNRIIDLYGDQKDDLGNRWFIGQPISVVYDYKLAGVWQVGEDASSQDPGAVAGDLKFADLNGDKKITPDGDRMILGQTAPKWTGGLTNTFHYKNFHLNVFIQTVQGITRNNADLTYADETGKRNTPIDVGYWTAENKSNTRPSLAFKNPRGYGYASDASFTRIKDVTLSYVFGAKVLDKLRLGSATVYVSGRNLYTFTNWIGWDPEAVQQSRGVGDWANNYPLTRSFVMGLNLSLR is encoded by the coding sequence ATGAATCTCAAAAGGCTACTTTTTTGCGGGGCGTTGCTTCCAGTCAGTGGAATGTTGGCCCAACCGACTGCCTACGCGGGCAGTCCGCTTCATGCCGCCGTCCGACCCTCTGTCTTCTCCGCCGATCGGTTCGATGTGCAGGTGCTCACGATCACCGGGCAGGTGACCGACGAAAAAGGGGAGGGGCTGCCGGGCGCCAGTGTGTCGCTGAAAGGCTCAACAATTGGGGCCAATACCGATGCGCAGGGGAATTACACGCTCCGCATTCCCGACGGTACCGCCAACCCGGTGCTGGTGATTTCGTACATCGGCTACGCGGCTCAGGAAGTAGCCGTTGGCAACCAGACGGTGGTGAATGTGCAATTGAAAGCCGACGCCAAATCGCTGAATGAAGTGGTGGTAGTGGGGTACGGTACTCAGAAACGCTCCGACATTACGGGGGCCGTGGCCTCGGTGCCCAAGGCCCGCCTGTCGCAGTTGCCCGTGACCAACGTGTTGCAGGCCGTACAGGGCTCCGTAGCCGGGGTCAACATCAGTCAGTCGTCGTCGGTGCCGGGAAGCGCCCCCTCGACCATTATCCGGGGGCAGAACTCGATCAACGCCAACTCGGGGCCCTACGTGGTTGTCGACGGGATTCCGCTCAGCAAAACGGGGGGCTCGCTTAACGACGTCAACCCGAACGATATTGAGTCAATCGAGATTCTGAAAGATGCGTCGGCTGTAGCCATTTACGGAACCAACGGGGCCAACGGCGTTATCCTGATCACCACCAAGCGGGGCACTACCGGCAAGCCGACCATTCGGTACAGCAACTACGCTGGGGTCGAGAATTTCGCCCACATCCTGCGGCCCCGCAACGGCGAGGAGTACGTGCAGAAATACAAAGACTACATGACGCAAACGGGTCAGAAACTGGTGAATCCGGTCCCGAACTTTGAAGAGCTGAGCAACTACAACGCCGGTATCACTACCGACTGGATTAAGGAGGCTACGCAAACCGGTGTGTTGCAGGACCACAACCTGAGCATTTCGGGCGGTACCAGCAACGTACGTTACTTTGTTTCGGGGGCTTACCTCGATCAACAGGGCGTTATCAAAGGCTACCAGTACAAGCGGGCCAGTTTCCGCTCCAATCTGGATGTCAACGTGACGGACTTCCTGACGGTGGGTACTTCGCTCTTTATCGCCAACAATAACCGCGACGGTGGCCGGGCCAACCTGCTCAACGCAACGGCCATGAGCCCCTACGGGCAGGAGTACAACGCCAACGGGACGTACAAAATCTACCCGATGTTTCCTGAGCAGCTGTACACCAACCCCATGCTCGGCCTCACCACCGACCGGGTCGACCGGAACACCAACCTGAACGGAAATGGCTACGCGGAGGTGAAATTTTCGGGCGCGCTCGAAGGACTCAAGTTTCGTCTGAATGCGGGTTACTCGTACATTCCGGCCCGCACAGGTAGCTACGTGGGGCGCAGTGCCAACGACCTGCTCGGAACGGCCAACACGTTTTTCTCGGAAACCAATAGCTTCACGCTCGAAAACATCCTGACCTACACCCGCGACTGGGGCAAGCACCATTTCGACTTTACGGGCCTCTACAGTGCCCAACAGCGCAAATATGCCACGGCAAGCGGTTCGGCTACGGGTTTTGTTAACGACGAACTATCGTTCTACAACCTCGGGGCCGGGGCCACTCAGTCGAGCAACTCATTTGCCGATCGCTACGGCCTGAACTCGCAGATGGGCCGGGTCAACTACTCGTACGATAGCCGCTACCTGTTTACCCTGACGGCCCGTCGCGATGGTTCGTCGGTGTTTGGTGCCAACACGACCAAGTACGGTCTGTTTCCGTCGGCGGCTCTGGGCTGGAATATCAGCAACGAAGCCTTCATGAAAAATGCCACGGTGGTGAGCAACCTGAAACTGCGGTTGTCGTACGGTAAGTCGGGCAACGAGGCCATCAGCGTGTACCGTACCATCACGACGAATAACACGGGCCGGTCGCCGTTCAACGGGGTCAGCACGATTGGTGCTCTGGCGGGTAACCTCGGAAACGCCAACCTGCAATGGGAAACTACGCTGAGCCGCAACATTGGTCTTGACTTCGGATTTCTCAACAACCGGATCAACGGTAGCCTCGAACTGTACAAAAACAACACCAAGGGCCTGTTGCTGCTGCGGAGCCTGCCCATTATCACGGGGTATTCGAGTGTATTTGATAACCTCGGCGAAACCTCGAACACGGGCATCGAACTCACGCTCAATACCCGCAACGTGACCAAAGGGGATCTGAAATGGGAAAGCGGGGTGGTGTTTGCCTCGAACCGCAACCGGATTATCGACCTCTACGGTGACCAGAAAGACGACCTCGGTAACCGTTGGTTTATCGGGCAGCCTATCAGCGTGGTGTACGACTACAAACTGGCCGGTGTGTGGCAGGTGGGCGAAGATGCCTCGTCGCAGGACCCTGGCGCGGTGGCCGGTGATCTGAAATTTGCCGACCTCAACGGCGACAAGAAAATCACGCCCGACGGCGACCGCATGATTCTGGGCCAAACGGCACCCAAGTGGACGGGCGGCCTGACGAACACGTTCCACTACAAAAACTTCCACCTGAACGTGTTTATCCAGACGGTGCAGGGCATCACCCGCAACAACGCCGACCTGACCTATGCCGACGAAACCGGTAAGCGCAATACACCGATTGACGTGGGCTACTGGACCGCCGAAAACAAGAGCAACACCCGGCCCTCGCTGGCCTTCAAAAACCCACGGGGTTACGGGTACGCGTCAGATGCCAGCTTTACCCGCATCAAAGACGTAACCCTCAGCTACGTGTTCGGGGCCAAGGTGCTGGATAAGCTCCGCCTGGGCAGCGCAACCGTTTACGTCAGTGGCCGTAACCTCTACACGTTTACAAACTGGATTGGCTGGGACCCCGAAGCCGTACAGCAGTCGCGCGGGGTGGGCGACTGGGCCAACAACTACCCCCTGACCCGCTCGTTTGTGATGGGCCTGAACCTTAGCCTCCGTTAA
- a CDS encoding RagB/SusD family nutrient uptake outer membrane protein, with product MKSFAKLLFVSVVVLASACKDTFLDEKPYSSYTPVTLNDSLGFEAQLVGLYNHTSTIFSWADQQGWPSVWQVGTDVANATANQQGIEIPYYNYAQLTSTDGAAARTWNRSYIMVNLSNIIINGAESPSLTGISAGGKNKISAEAKFFRAYAYNTLATCFGGVPLLTQALTGPKTDFVRAPIEDVNKQIVDDLTFAIANLPDIDNVKSNAKGKLYGRANKFMAMQLLGEVYLRMGKPDLAEAQLGAIISSGKFKLVKSRYGLKAGSPGDYYSDMFVYGNQRRVQGNTEAIWVLEQENPSTVVGGITDNPQQRRVWGAAYHNVQGMALSDSTGGRALGRLRLSNWVLYGLYKPGDIRNSQYNIRRRYVYNDPTKPATYGKPVPYTGTDTLFNIAPHTTKWYQFDPNDTFGYAMVKDFILMRLGETYLLMAEAQVKQGKLEAAAASINTLRERAFPGYPAVGKVSAADMTLDFVLDERARELIGEENRRMTLMRTKTLVERANRLNANNPVNPIRGLTEKNLLMPIPLTEIQLNKDAVLAQNPGY from the coding sequence ATGAAATCATTTGCTAAACTTCTCTTCGTGTCGGTGGTGGTTCTGGCTTCGGCCTGCAAAGACACGTTTCTCGACGAAAAACCCTATTCGTCGTACACACCCGTAACGCTCAACGATTCGCTCGGTTTTGAAGCGCAACTCGTTGGCCTGTACAACCACACCAGCACCATTTTCTCCTGGGCCGACCAGCAGGGATGGCCGAGTGTGTGGCAGGTCGGTACCGACGTAGCCAACGCGACTGCCAACCAGCAGGGCATTGAGATTCCGTACTATAACTACGCGCAGCTGACCTCGACGGATGGCGCAGCCGCCCGGACCTGGAACCGGAGTTACATTATGGTGAACCTGTCCAACATTATCATCAACGGGGCCGAGTCGCCATCGCTGACGGGCATTAGCGCGGGGGGCAAAAACAAGATCAGCGCGGAGGCCAAATTTTTCCGGGCCTATGCGTACAATACCCTGGCGACCTGCTTCGGTGGGGTGCCCCTGCTGACGCAGGCCCTCACTGGCCCCAAAACCGATTTTGTACGGGCACCTATCGAAGACGTAAACAAGCAGATTGTCGATGACCTGACGTTTGCCATTGCCAACCTGCCCGACATCGACAATGTGAAGTCAAACGCGAAAGGGAAGCTCTACGGCCGTGCCAACAAGTTTATGGCGATGCAGCTGCTGGGCGAAGTGTACCTGCGTATGGGTAAGCCCGACCTGGCCGAAGCGCAACTGGGGGCCATTATCAGCAGTGGCAAGTTCAAGCTGGTGAAGAGCCGTTACGGTCTCAAAGCGGGTAGCCCCGGCGATTATTATTCCGATATGTTTGTGTACGGCAACCAGCGCCGGGTACAGGGCAATACCGAGGCTATCTGGGTGCTGGAGCAGGAAAACCCAAGCACCGTAGTGGGCGGTATCACCGACAACCCGCAGCAACGCCGGGTATGGGGGGCAGCCTACCACAATGTGCAGGGCATGGCCCTGTCGGACTCGACGGGTGGCCGGGCGCTGGGCCGCCTGCGACTGAGCAACTGGGTGTTGTATGGCCTGTATAAGCCCGGCGACATTCGTAATTCACAATACAACATCCGTCGTCGGTACGTGTACAACGACCCCACCAAGCCGGCTACCTATGGCAAGCCAGTGCCTTACACGGGTACCGATACCCTGTTCAACATTGCCCCGCACACCACCAAATGGTATCAGTTTGATCCGAACGATACGTTTGGCTACGCCATGGTGAAAGATTTTATTCTGATGCGTTTGGGCGAAACCTATCTGCTGATGGCCGAGGCCCAGGTGAAGCAGGGTAAACTCGAAGCCGCAGCGGCCAGTATTAACACCCTGCGTGAGCGGGCGTTTCCGGGTTACCCGGCGGTGGGCAAAGTGTCGGCGGCTGATATGACGCTCGACTTTGTGCTCGATGAGCGGGCCCGCGAACTAATCGGCGAAGAAAACCGCCGGATGACCCTCATGCGGACCAAAACGCTCGTTGAGCGGGCCAACCGACTCAACGCCAATAACCCCGTAAACCCGATTCGTGGCCTGACGGAGAAAAACCTCCTCATGCCGATTCCGCTGACCGAAATTCAGTTGAACAAAGACGCCGTGCTGGCGCAGAATCCCGGATATTAA